cttcttttcttctcctctttccatttctttccttcttctcttctctttccatccttcaatcatcatccaacactaccaagcatcatgtaacaccaattcttttagttagtttaacttttgttttccattataagtgttggattactaatcttgtttaccatttactgctgcttattactaatgggatgttagtttaacatcattgtcgttattgtcattgttggattcctttgttgaggttgcaatttattacttggtttggaatttttcatgcttaacacttttgaataccaagtacttgttacattgccttcatgcatcttacctctttgaatttcatgttttggccaccatgcattcatcatctattgttaggcaattgtatattatcaatgcattttttttaggatgcttgttctaagtgaccatcacctatttcatgcattgagattgtggaattgtgaaattggatcaaagcttacctagtgacatatttttgcgcattgtaaagctttgtgggccatgcttgctatgtgattgatttccacttctatcttctttttcctaagttccatagcatccatgtgtttcacctctatgccaCTTAGgtattgcaacaacttcaatatgtgtcattgattgttgtgtgagtttcatataccattttgttcactaagtctacctacacatcaatcaatgtccatgcattatccaatttcacaattgcttgattaattgcttgaatgctttcatgcttcttcactacttgtgtggTTGACTTACCCTACAAGtcctttgaagtatttcaagcacactagaatgagtgaaatgtgtgtcctcttttgtataattgtgacatggtttctaaatactagagtgtgagttctaaaccgcatgcaagttaggacccacacacttattttttattaatgtcacactaattcactcactcaattctagtgatttacctcattccaacaatccatgcttccctgcttgtgcatttacttgtcttattatctccttctttctatgttcaggatgaatcatcataagcaaaaaacggaagcgggagaagaacacacagcatcggttgacctaccaactgaaggtagcaactaggaaattcgccgtacccccttgttcatctttgaatgcaccgaggacggtgcaaacttttaagtgtggggaggtcgtccgaccactcggcatttttgggtgacaagtttctaatcccaacacttttgcatttcatttttaggtcttttaggatttttggttgcattgcatatgtatatattaagcttagtcaaaatcatgatattttccaaggattttatctatagggcaccccaattgaaaaaaaaaaaattttagaacttgcttgaattatatactttgtggaacatgatttttgagctaagaacacaagcatgtgagatttgagcctaattatgtGGTTATATCCTAtgaccacttactttcattcttgtgtgcattattctctttctatgattgtaatctttgatttgtttaattctatatgtccattattttgtgtatacatgcatttacatgattaaggccattgttcaaatagctcacttacccaaatagcctaccttctatcttccattgttagccaattttgagcctatgcttaacctacttgttcttaattgtagcacattacaagcctaagtgaaaaacaataaatgtccattgttggatctttgattagcttaggctagtgagagtgttatcatttgattttaggagagttgggaacattgggtagagataaaagtgtgtttttgtatttgtgttgagaatcttgggaattgggtacatactcatgtattaatcatgtgtaaaccatatgcattgatgttcttgtatatatattcCTTGACCGTAACCCCATTATAACCtatggaaagtcctcatgatatttgtatgcatgcatgaaataattgtttattgttagatgagaaacaaatcttggaaaacatgattaggggagaattgagtgaatcaaccccatacacttgagtgactagagcggatacacatccggtgagggttcgattgctcaattacatgtttccacccatgatcatctattttcttgcaagtttgtaaaatctttttaataattcaattcaattgtgggttgagtgattgctattgccttagcccttgtgtttgtatatgtattcttggaaattgatttattttgactaagtggatgcattcatgtagatagattgcatatagataggttgcatgtagttagtttgcattgaataaatgttgatgtccctttgcttctttcttaattttagcatgaggacatgcttagtttaagtgtggggagatttgataaatcctaattttgtggtttatcttgtgcttaatttgggggattttatcacattttcccacatttattcaatgaaatagcatggttttgcaattctcccttgatttgtgcttaaatgtgaaaacatgctttttaggccttaaaatagctaaattcaattcactttaattctattcgatgccttgatatatttgttgagtgatttcaaattcataaggcaagtattggatggaagaagtgaggagaaaagcatgcaaagtgggagaactcatgaagaaatgaaggaaccgtaaagttgtcaagcctgacctcttcgcactcaatcaatgataacttgagctacagagatccaaatgaggcgttttcagttgcgttggaaagctaacatccggggcttcgaaatgatataaaatttttcatatgttactttgcgttcaggggcgcgcacgcgccatgtacgcgtgcgcgctgatgctgctcgtggcccactaaagtgaaatcgcccccagcgatttctgaagcactttgggcccaacccaactcatttctaatgctatttcatgcagaatttaaGCTTGGGCAAGGTGGGAGCAATTGTTTataacttagcatcatgtagtttagtttctagagagagaagctccctcttctctctagaattagggttcttaggatatttccatcttagatctaggtttaattcatgctttgatttactcttccttttgcaatacttcttcttctactcttcctctttctagttttgcatttaattcatgtaattctctacttttatgttgatgcatttttgttcttctattttcaattcaatgcaatttatgattcatgttcctttattgttgatttggatttgttgttgtttaattccttgcaattgagtagtgtagatttactttccttgctattttactatgttttccttttatgccttccaagtgtttgatgaaatgcttggttggattttagagtagattttagtgctcttggcttgggaaggtaacttaggaactcttgagttactaatgtccaagtgattgacgattgggagccattaactctagatcttactaattgatttggtgtagaactaggacttatggacttggattgacatagttcatttgactttcctttattagttagggGATGACTTAATGGgtttgatccttgccaattctcatgttgtggttagtgattaggatagagatccttgaccaccaaaccttgccaagacctttctagttgttagtttattttcattaccatttacttttcatgcctcttatcccaaaaaccccaaaacatactctacaaccaataacaagatactttattgtaattcctagggagaacgacccgaggtttaaatacttcggtttataattttaggggtttgtactagtgacaaacaaatcttttgtatgaaaggactattgttggtttagaaactatactttaaaACGAGACTTcattatttgtgaattctaaaccacacaaaagtccattCATCAGGTACCTGACGAGCTAGAGTTGGTTGGTGACTACATCCTAATGATTCCTCCGGAATATGACTTTTCTCCTCAGCTTATTGTTCCAGAAGGTCAGCCAGATGTTCAGCCTGAAGATTGACCGGCACTTCCTGATGATGGAGCTGCTCCTATCTATGTGAATGGACCTATGATCGCAAACGGATTTGTGAGTAGTGATAGGAGTGCTACCGGTTGGTCTGAGGATATTGTTGTTGTTCCTGacgatgaggaagaggaagatgCTGATATGGAGTTTGAGCAAGAAGAGTTAAACTCTTCAGACAGTGACCAGCCGATGGGTGAGCCTCATGGGGACTTGCCTAACGGTGACATTTGATGACGGACAGACAATTATATGAGCATTCTTTTTATGACACACCAACTTAACATTGACTTTTGGTTAGACTCTCACTTGTGTTAGCACACTAGAGAGGTTAGGAGCTTTAGTGCTGTTAGGCTAGCTTGGGAGTAAGCTTAACGACTTTTTATATGGGCTAGgtaatgcgtgagcatcttatagcatttttctagttatttttacaTTGTTTTTAGTtaggttttatttattttaacttgattttagtgcaaaatcacttttggatgctactttgagtttttcttttgattttatgattttaggtgaaattcggagcagtTTGGAGGAGCCTGCAGCAAAAGAAGAAAATGCTGCCAGCACCCCCTGGGCGCTGAATGCCTAATCGGCGTTTCACGCCAGTAGGGGAGCAGGGCCGGCAATGTTACTCCCCCTCTTTGGTGTCTCACGTCCAAATTCTGAAGTAAAACGCCAGCAACAGCCTGAATCACACTCAATTGGGCcttcaagtggatttagcacttattagttttattttatgttcCTTTTGTAATTTTTACTAGTGTTAAATCTGTGCGATGCACGGGCTTACATTTTAATTTGACATgttaaattgaaaataatattttataatcataaatttttCGAATTTAGTATAACATTATCATCGTCATGATATAATAAAATACTAAATTTGCTGTTTTATCTTTACTCAAAGTAAACTACAAATGAAATAGTTtgaagtttataatattcttgaaTCATAaggaaagaaatttaaaaaaataagaacatatataactGTAATAGTACTATGTCAGTTTTACACTAAACTTTATATCAAAAGGCTAATGAAAAATTATTGACAACCTAGTATTTTACTAACCTCATTAGAAAAATAATTGGCATATGATGTTGTGCTCCCTATTACACATTTCATTTCAAGTCTGAAAGCAGAGTTATAAATAAATTAGTTATATTTATAGTAAATATTTGTACAAAAGTGTAAATAACATGTTATTAAAATGAAAACACTATTTttcttacctaaatattattaaaaacttctttgaatatgacatttgttgttgatgactttgGATTGTCATCTTTGTCCAAAATTAGAACCTTGAGGCTACtgcgactcttaactcttgacaaagcaacGTAAAGTTGTCCATGAGTGAATACAGATTTTGGCAAGTAAAGTCCTACATGTGATAATGATTGGCCCTGACTCTTGTTGATGGTCATTGCAAAGCACATTGTTAATAGAAATTGTCTCTgttgaaacttaaatggcaatctTGAATCTGAAGGAATCAAGTTCATTCTTGGAATGTACACTTTGTCGCCAATATTTCTACCGGTCACTACCGTCTCTCCAATTACATTGTTGCCAAGTTCATTAACTATTAACCTTGTCCCGTTGCATAAACCTGAAGTCTGGTCTATGTTTTGTAGTAGCATTACAACAACTCCTGACTTCAAAGTCAACTTGTGGTTGGGTAATTCTAAACATTTGATGTCATTTAGGAACTCTGATGTAAACCACGCTTGTTGTATATCTTCATTCTCATCAGCTTGACATGTTGTGTTAGAACTTAGATACTCTTTTTCCATCCTTGGGAAGATTGTCAAGACAAAGTCATTTACCTTCTCGATATTCTCAAGCGTGGGTGCAAGAATTTTCTTACTCTGAAAATACCTTTAATCTGATATGTTTTATAACAAATTTGGATATGCAAAGTCTACCAAATAAGAGAGAGGGTCATCAGCAGTTGAAATCAGCAGATCATCTAGAATTTTTTACTTCTGACTCATCGCCAACAACAAAGCCAATATTTCTATTTCCAACATCAAGTATCTAGTTAGCAAATCTCTTCATTTCACCATCATATTGATCTGAATAAGACATTAGAAGCTTTATGTTCGTATGCAGCTTCAAAACCTTACAGAACGACCACAGATGGGATGCGTTAATAGCTGATGATAATATATTGTGTCTACTCCCTTTCGGAATTACCAGAAGTATCTGTCTAAAATCACTTCCTAGAACCACAACCTTACCACCAAATGGTTGATGTGTCTTATGTTGATCAGTAGCTGACATAAAATTCCTGAGCGTCTGATCAAGTGCTTTAAAGCACATTTTATTGAGCATTGGAGCATCATCCCAAATTATTAAGCTACTTTGGATGAGCATCTCAGCCTTCAAACTGCCATGCTTGATGTTGCAATTAGATTCATCAGTAATTATAATGGGTATTAAAAACCTAGAATGAGCCGTTCTGCCACCAGGTAGGAATAAAGACGCATTTTCCTGGATGTGACATTTAAAACAATCTTTTTTCTAGACCGAATAGCATAAGAAAGTCCATTCCAAATAAATGTCTTACCACACCCACCATGCGCTTAGGCGAAGTAAAACCACTAGAGTATGCAATAACAGCATTGAGTATCTCACCGAATACTAACCTTTGCTCATGAGTCATATTTTTTTCCGTATAAAAGTTTGTATGAGTTAACTCATTTGTGTTATATGCTAACTCATCCTCTATTAGCTTATTCTGAAAAAGGCGAACATCACACAACTCATGATATGACATTGATTGATAGTCTCTTAAAGATTTTGCATTGCTGTTGAGTATCTTACTTCCCAATCTCAATAAGGCAGAAGTTTTTTAATTCGTCATCAATCATGTTTAGTCCTAGCAAAAACACATGATGATTTTATGAATATTTAGTAATTCCAAAATAAAAatcattaatattattaataaaaataaaagtaataagagaataCAATCTTGATATAAAAAAAGACCTAGTAAAATACCTTGATTTTTCAATGCTTTTCTCCTCTTATATAGTATCCCGTCAGCTAATAATGTCCAAGTTGCAATCCAAACACAATCTGATTTGCTAACGCTATTAGATATCAGTAGCATCACAAATAGTTTTCTCAATTATTGACCAGATGCAAGTTCAACTACCTCATTAATAGGTAAATAAATTCTCTGTCGTCACATAGTAGTCCCATGGAATAGCAAACATCTTGAAAGCTAGAATATATAATCCTATTAACTGTTTTAATAGACTCATATATTGTGCAATCTCTCTGTTAACAAAATTCTCATATAGTAGATATCACCTGTACCTGGTGGAACATAGTTTAACCTCTCGATAGAATACCCATTTTTGCATGGATGTCATTCTCTTGCTTCTGTATCATAAACATATTGATTTGAAAACTCATCATACATCAAAGTTTGACCTGCTTCAAATTCTTTGTTGGCCTCCATCCATGTTAAGAACATCGtacattttccttcctcttctttcATAATCTTCTCAAGATTGTCATCATCTTTAAAGATGATATTTTGCTCTCCAGACAAATGAAAGGTTAATCTCATCACTAAAGGCCATCTCATTATAAAATTGTTTGATCTCATCAATAACCTGAGCATCCTCTCCACTGTAAGTGTCCTTTGAAACCCCAACTGCTATTCATGTACTTGAACAAATATTTGATAGCATTTAACTTGTTGCAATACTCTACATTAACATGCGCTTGATAAGACATCAGCAGATATGCATTGTATGGAACCACATTCCTATTATTCATATGGATTGCCTTCTTCTCAGTAACAACTCTTGTGTCTCATCTTCTATATGATAGGTATCCACTATCATCGATAACTATGATGCTATTGAATGCTTTGGGATAATATTTGGTGCAGTACCCATCTTTCATGCAGGGAGATTTTGAGAAATCTCTACCACATAGTCTATGAATCATATATGTGGACACAACCCTAAACAATTTTGGATACCGAACAGGATCAGACAACTTTGATGATATTAACCGGTCAATTTGAGTTGTCATTGTTATCTTGTGGTCTCCACTCAACCATAAAAGAATGTGAGCATGTGGTAGACCTCTTTTTTGGAATTTTACCTGTATATCCTTTAtaacaaaaagacaaaaaaataatatgttataaataaactatctattttatatatgtgCTTTGATAAATTAAGGgtgataataaaaaattaataatatgttaaaaataaaaaatattttttcatttattttataataatataaaagaaaatttataatatatatttatttaatttttaaattttatttcattGGAGAATTCAAGCAATAAATTATGTACAAAATACTATGTTAAATTAAAGACATTCGTCTCACATTTTATTTTAATTNNNNNNNNNcccaattaagggcctaaaaagcatgttttcactcttaagcgcaAATTAGGGAGAAACTATGAAACCATTCCATTTCAtggaataaatgtggaaaaagggtgataaaattccctaaattcagTATAGAATGCACCaccaaatagtggtgcatcaataaGTTGAGGTATATTTTCCGCATTCGAATCTTCGAACTCTGAAGATAGTCGCTTGGTTGGCGTAATAGCATTTTCTAACACCTTGGATTCGCCATTGTCCACAATTTTATTGGAGAATTCAAGcaataaattttgaataaaatactATATTAAATTAAAGACATCCTTCTCACATTTTATTTTAactcaataatattttttgaataaaattagacTTTAACTTTAagaaaaaatagtttttgaataACTACCTTTGCACCTTCTATTTCCTCTTCTTTAATGACTGAAGATGTCTTTGAGATTTGAAGCAAACAACTAGTGTAGTCAACATtctaaaattatattaattattaattattttatataaattaaatactactaatgaacaaaaaataaaaaagttaattaatttttaatagaaATTGCAATTGTAACTGCACCTACAATTTGAATAGGCAACCTTCTCTGAATTTATTTATGCGGTCCATATCATTAGTTATCTTTCTAACTTTATAAGAAGGTAAAAAATGTGGAGTATCAGATATTTGGACttcaatgataaagaaaaaggTCTTGTCGAGTAAAAGTGTAGATGTATATGATGGATCTCCTTTCTGCAGGATATCATTTaacatattaataaaaaaatataaaaattgtcattaaaaatacttctgtcaatgtttctaaaaataaatatatactgGTTAGAACCTACCAATAAAAGTGAATCAAGTATCTCTATACAGCTCTTTTCCAATACTTATTTTGCCTCCTTATCAAAGACTACAAAATATGCGCAATCATAGTCatcaatgacaccaaacttaattcagTACCGTATTGTTATACGAAAactaattgaataattattaattattaattattatcattattaactTAGGAATAAATTTGAACTAATTCGAGTTGACTCATATAATAATTACGTGAATTTATTAGTTTAGgaataaatttgaattaaaataaatttaaattaatttttttaaaattttaatttatgaaaaaataaattaaaattaaaaaataaaaacttaaacaaataataataatttataatttaaaagaataatctgcaaataacttaaaatttaaaaagtaacaacttaaacaaataacttaaaatttaaaaaaggttaaattacacagttagtCCCTACAGTTTCAGTGAAATTGCAAATTGGTCCCTAcagtttaaaagtttgtaattgggtccctgaagtaaattaaaatttgtaattgggtcccCACTAACGTTTAGCGTGAATAGAGACGTTAAATGTTGTTATTTTACCAGAATGCCCTTATCTCTCATAACGTTCTTAAGAGTCAGAGTGAAAGAGAAGATGACGATCTCTCACAGCGTTCCTCCAGTATCTGTATCCCTTTGTTAGGGGTGAAGGGTTTCTTCGAGCTGTGATGGACTCAACCCAGTTGTCCGAAGGAAGATCAACATCTAGGAGTATGAACAAGAGAAGACATCGATGCTTCTGTGGGGAAGAGATGGTGGTGCTCTCGTCGTCGTCTATGAACAGCCCAGGTAGGAGATTTGTTGCTTGTTGTAAATTACCAAAGTGTAATTTTTTTGAGTGGATTGATAGAGaggaagaggtgatgggaaagggGAGAAGGACTTACTGCTTTTGTGGAGATCTGCTGACACTCCGAACCTCCAGTACTGTGATGAACCCAAATAGAAGATTTATATCGTGTCCCACTAGAAGATGCAAGTTTTTTGAATGGATTGATGAAGAAGACATGGCTAGGGCTCAATCTCAATGCACCCAACACAGATCTCAAACAGAGGGATGCTCAAAGCATGGTGGAGATTTTGTAAGGTTGGATGAATCTATGAATGCTGCACTACTAAAGGCACAAGAAAGAAAGATAGATAGATTAAATATAGAGATAGGACGCATGGAAGCAAGTCTAGGAAGATTGCGTTCTGATTTTACATTGCTCCAACAACAAATTGGCAGAGTGGAGAGTGACATGAAGAAGCAGAAACAATTGCAGAAGATGATATTGAGTTGTGTGTTGGTTGTAATATTTGCAGTGTATTGGTTTAACTAAGTTTGATGAGATAGGAGAAAAAGTGTATCTGCAGTGCATTTGAATAGTGTTTAGTGCTGAATGTAATTATCTATTTTTTATCAATGACAAGTGAATCTGAAAAATTATTTACATTCATTTGGTCCCATAGCAGAAAGCTCTAGTAGACATAATATAAAGTAAAGTAGTTAATATTCATATTAATTAATAGTCAATGTGGTCCCTCCAAAATAGCTAGCCACATGCCCAATATAACAAAagcaacaaaacaaaacaaaagtggTTCATAATCCACTGACAGTACATGGACATAGGATACAATAAAGTTCACAGCCACAGCAAAAAAACTAATACCACCAAATCCTAATTACTTAAAAAAACTAATCTGCTGTGAGGTCTACTGTTTCAGTTGGTCCAGATTTTGCCTTCCTCACACCTATCTTAAGTCTTCCACTGCGCCTCACACCAAAAATTTTTGTCTTAGGCAGTGGTGGAGCTGTGGACCTTGTTGGAGCTGGTGCAGGTTGTGGTGGATCTGCTGGAAGAGGCACTGGTGGAGCTGTGGAATTTCTTGGGTCTGGTGGAGGTAGTGGTGGAGCTAGTGCAGTCACTAGTGGAGCTGGTGCAGTCACTGGTGGAGGCAGTGGTGGATCTAGTGCAGTCACTGATGGAGGCAGTGGTGGATCTAGTGCAGTCACTGGTGGAGGCAGTGGTGGAGCCGGTGCAGCCGGTGCAGGAGGCAGTGGTGGATCTAGTGCAGTCACTGGTGGAGGCAGTGGTGGAGCCGGTGCAGTCACTGGTGGAGCAGAAGGAGTAGCAGATCTAGATTTTCCAGGCACAATTGTTGTCCATGATCACCCTTCAGATGGCAACCATCAAGTCCAATAATAGGCCTACAAGCAGCCATGAATCCTTTCTTCACAGCATCGAGACACATATACATTCGTACAAACCTTGGTAGGATTGTTGGACAGGGTCTATCCAACTTCAGCTTCAATGTCGATCCTGGGTTTGCTCTTAAGACCTCTGCACAATAGTCTCTGATCCTCCCATATTGCTGCACTGCCTTCCCATGcaccacttcccttgcctttctTCTTGCCCAGTAAGCTTTCTACACAGATATATTTGCCATGTATTTTTCTTGAATAGTTTGAATTACAGTCCCCAGCTTCATATCTTCTCCTCTACTTATGTTATTAGTAATTTTTTTAGCAATCCAATTGCTGGACGCAAGACGGCCACTGTAGTTCCTCCCACAAGTGTGCTTACTCTTCAATGTCTTCAGCCTAACACATCCAGATTTTCCTACTTTACTTGCAAATGCCATCCATGGACACTCTCCGCCTAAACCCTTGCATTTGACTCTGCATCTAACCTGATCGTTCTTGACATATCTAATGTCCCTcccattcaacaatgcatgttCCTTAATAGCCTCCTTAAACTCAGCAATAGATTTAAACTCAGTCCCCAGCCGAAACTCATACAACACTCATGTCAGTTTCATTGTATCTAGGATACCTCTTTCTTCTTACGAGCTCATCAGAATCTCCATCATAGCTGTCCAATGACTCTGTATCATAACCCGAAGAAATATCTCCAACATCAATTTCTGCTCCATCTTCAGTAACCCCTCCTGTGTTATTTTCAACACCAACTCCCAC
The DNA window shown above is from Arachis ipaensis cultivar K30076 chromosome B08, Araip1.1, whole genome shotgun sequence and carries:
- the LOC107610790 gene encoding uncharacterized protein LOC107610790, with product MTHEQRLVFGEILNAVIAYSSGFTSPKRMENASLFLPGGRTAHSRFLIPIIITDESNCNIKHGSLKAEMLIQSSLIIWDDAPMLNKMCFKALDQTLRNFMSATDQHKTHQPFGGKVVVLGSDFRQILLSKKILAPTLENIEKVNDFVLTIFPRMEKEYLSSNTTCQADENEDIQQAWFTSEFLNDIKCLELPNHKLTLKSGVVVMLLQNIDQTSGLCNGTRLIVNELGNNVIGETVVTGRNIGDKVYIPRMNLIPSDSRLPFKFQQRQFLLTMCFAMTINKSQGQSLSHVGLYLPKSVFTHGQLYVALSRVKSRSSLKVLILDKDDNPKSSTTNVIFKEVFNNI
- the LOC107610791 gene encoding uncharacterized protein LOC107610791, translated to MARAQSQCTQHRSQTEGCSKHGGDFVRLDESMNAALLKAQERKIDRLNIEIGRMEASLGRLRSDFTLLQQQIGRVESDMKKQKQLQKMILSFGPDFAFLTPILSLPLRLTPKIFVLGSGGAVDLVGAGAGCGGSAGRGTGGAVEFLGSGGGSGGASAVTSGAGAVTGGGSGGSSAVTDGGSGGSSAVTGGGSGGAGAAGAGGSGGSSAVTGGGSGGAGAVTGGAEGVADLDFPGTIVVHDHPSDGNHQVQ